The following proteins are encoded in a genomic region of Pseudomonas saponiphila:
- a CDS encoding sensor domain-containing diguanylate cyclase, with the protein MNVSSAPPRTGKIASKTERLVVLASSLIVVAILSIVTYLLIREHAAAKQAATRAANNIVQLIDADVLRNVELYDLSVKGLIDATQRDDLKNVSASIRHLALFDRATAAPYKGDILLLDKHGDVLADSASVVPRTGNYADREYFRSHIDNPDPGMMISPPFRARGADHDWRISFSRRLSDEHGQFIGVAEAAMRLSYFNELFKNLDIGRNGSINLISRDGVLLAQQPPLADDLIGKSFSNRPNFVRILREGNGSFISVSSVDQMQRLYTFSQVGDLPLIVIVALSIDEVFAAWQRTALLISGATGGLCIALFWLTWQLCRELRRRQNAEQALARLAAVDALTGVANRRTLDQVLSNEWARARRTHLPLSLLMIDVDHFKSFNDRFGHPLGDQALRAVAQCMDACVGRPSDLAARFGGEEFAVVLPGTDSAGAAVLAEKIRASIAALPAVSEQATPLTVSIGINTWSGHPDIALEQWVSDADKALYQAKHSGRNRVVSNMSYSGYPRSA; encoded by the coding sequence ATGAACGTGAGCAGTGCGCCCCCTCGCACAGGGAAAATCGCGTCAAAGACGGAACGCCTGGTGGTCCTGGCCAGCTCGCTGATCGTCGTGGCCATTCTCAGCATCGTCACCTACCTGTTGATCCGCGAACACGCGGCTGCCAAGCAGGCGGCGACCCGTGCCGCGAACAACATCGTGCAGCTGATCGATGCCGATGTGTTGCGCAACGTCGAGCTCTACGACCTGTCAGTCAAGGGCCTGATCGACGCCACGCAACGCGACGACCTCAAGAATGTTTCGGCTTCCATCCGTCATCTGGCACTGTTCGATCGGGCCACGGCAGCGCCCTACAAGGGCGATATCCTGCTGCTGGACAAGCATGGCGACGTGCTGGCCGACTCGGCCTCGGTCGTGCCACGCACAGGCAACTACGCCGATCGCGAGTACTTTCGATCGCACATCGACAATCCGGACCCGGGCATGATGATCAGTCCGCCATTCCGTGCCCGCGGCGCCGATCACGATTGGCGGATCAGCTTCAGCCGGCGGCTCAGCGATGAGCATGGCCAGTTCATCGGAGTGGCCGAAGCGGCCATGCGCCTGAGCTACTTCAACGAGCTGTTCAAGAATCTGGATATCGGGCGCAACGGCTCGATCAATCTGATCAGCCGCGATGGAGTACTGCTGGCCCAACAGCCGCCCCTGGCGGACGACCTGATTGGCAAGAGCTTCAGCAATCGTCCCAACTTCGTGCGCATCCTGCGCGAAGGCAATGGCAGCTTCATAAGCGTTTCCAGTGTTGATCAGATGCAACGCCTGTACACCTTTTCCCAGGTCGGCGATCTGCCGCTGATCGTGATTGTCGCGCTGTCCATAGACGAGGTCTTCGCTGCCTGGCAACGCACCGCGCTGCTGATCAGCGGCGCCACTGGGGGGCTGTGCATCGCTCTGTTCTGGCTGACCTGGCAACTGTGTCGCGAACTGCGGCGCCGACAGAACGCCGAGCAGGCGCTGGCGCGCCTGGCGGCCGTCGACGCCCTCACCGGCGTGGCCAATCGTCGTACCCTGGATCAGGTGCTGAGCAATGAATGGGCGCGGGCCCGACGCACCCATCTGCCGTTGTCGCTATTGATGATCGACGTCGATCACTTCAAATCCTTCAACGACCGCTTCGGCCATCCGCTGGGAGACCAGGCCCTGCGTGCGGTGGCGCAATGCATGGATGCGTGCGTCGGGCGGCCGTCGGACCTGGCGGCACGCTTTGGCGGCGAGGAGTTTGCGGTCGTCCTGCCGGGGACCGACAGTGCCGGCGCCGCAGTCCTGGCGGAGAAGATCCGCGCCAGCATCGCCGCCTTGCCGGCCGTCAGCGAGCAGGCCACGCCCCTGACCGTGAGCATTGGCATCAACACCTGGTCAGGCCATCCCGATATCGCTCTGGAACAATGGGTGAGCGACGCCGACAAGGCGCTGTATCAGGCCAAGCACAGCGGTCGCAATCGGGTGGTTTCCAACATGTCCTACAGCGGCTACCCGCGCAGCGCCTGA
- a CDS encoding cell division protein FtsQ/DivIB yields MQGASLRHQQPAPGRKPVPRGASRMVAKEPMSVRLPKANFGFLKSLFWPVLLVALGFGTYEGAQRLLPYADRPITKIAVQGDLSYISQQAVQQRIAPYVAASFFTIDLASMRTELEQMPWIAHAEVRRVWPDQVVIRLEEQLPVARWGDEALLNNQGQAFTPRELANYEHLPQLFGPQRAQQQVMQQYQVLSQMLRPLGFSIARLELRERGSWFLTTGAGSAGPGIELLLGRDHLVEKMRRFIAIYEKTLKEQITNIARIDLRYANGLAVGWRDPAAPTTAQPAVAKN; encoded by the coding sequence ATGCAAGGCGCGTCGCTTCGTCATCAGCAACCCGCACCCGGCCGCAAGCCGGTGCCGCGGGGTGCCAGCCGGATGGTGGCCAAAGAGCCGATGTCGGTGCGCCTGCCGAAAGCCAACTTCGGCTTTCTGAAAAGCCTGTTCTGGCCGGTACTGCTGGTGGCGCTGGGGTTTGGCACCTATGAAGGTGCCCAGCGCTTGCTGCCATATGCCGACCGGCCGATCACCAAGATCGCGGTGCAGGGGGACTTGAGCTACATCAGCCAGCAGGCGGTGCAGCAGCGGATCGCGCCCTATGTCGCGGCGAGCTTCTTCACCATCGACCTGGCGAGCATGCGCACCGAGCTGGAACAGATGCCCTGGATCGCTCACGCCGAAGTACGTCGGGTGTGGCCGGACCAGGTTGTGATTCGCCTGGAAGAACAACTGCCGGTGGCCCGCTGGGGCGACGAGGCGCTGTTGAACAACCAGGGCCAGGCCTTCACCCCGCGTGAACTGGCGAACTACGAACACTTGCCGCAGTTGTTCGGGCCGCAGCGGGCCCAGCAGCAAGTGATGCAGCAGTATCAGGTGTTGAGCCAGATGCTGCGGCCGCTGGGCTTTTCGATCGCCCGTCTGGAGCTGCGCGAGCGCGGCAGTTGGTTCCTGACCACCGGTGCCGGCAGTGCCGGTCCCGGCATCGAGTTGCTCCTGGGTCGCGATCATCTGGTGGAGAAGATGCGCCGCTTCATTGCCATTTATGAAAAAACGCTGAAAGAACAGATCACGAACATCGCGCGCATCGATCTGCGCTATGCCAACGGCCTCGCCGTCGGCTGGCGCGATCCAGCGGCACCCACGACGGCGCAACCCGCCGTCGCGAAGAATTAA
- the murC gene encoding UDP-N-acetylmuramate--L-alanine ligase — MVENQKAMPQPEMRRIRRIHFVGIGGVGMCGIAEVLLNLGYQVSGSDLKASPVTERLESFGAQIFIGHRAENAANADVLVVSSAVNTSNPEVATALERRIPVVPRAEMLAELMRYRHGVAVAGTHGKTTTTSLLASVFAAGGLDPTFVIGGRLNAAGTNAQLGTSRYLIAEADESDASFLHLQPLVAVVTNIDADHMATYDGDFNKLKKTFVDFLHNLPFYGLAVMCLDDPVVRDILPLVKRPTVTYGFSEEADVRAINVRQQGMQTFFTVLRRDREPLDVSVNMPGNHNVLNSLATICIATDEGISDEAIVQGLSGFQGVGRRFQVYGELPVEGGNVMLVDDYGHHPTEVAAVIKAVRGGWPERRLVMVYQPHRFSRTRDLYDDFVQVLADANVLLLMEVYPAGEEPIPGADSRQLCHSIRQRGQLDPIYIERGVDLAPLVKPLLRAGDILLCQGAGDIGGLAPKLLNSPLFAGAVPAGKGVLK, encoded by the coding sequence ATGGTTGAGAATCAGAAAGCCATGCCGCAGCCGGAAATGCGCCGTATCCGCCGTATCCACTTCGTCGGTATCGGTGGCGTGGGCATGTGCGGGATCGCTGAAGTGCTGCTCAACCTGGGTTACCAAGTCTCGGGCTCCGATCTCAAGGCGTCGCCGGTCACCGAGCGCCTGGAATCCTTTGGTGCACAGATCTTCATTGGCCACCGTGCCGAGAACGCCGCGAACGCCGATGTGCTGGTGGTTTCCAGCGCCGTGAACACCTCCAACCCGGAAGTCGCCACTGCGCTGGAACGACGCATTCCGGTGGTGCCGCGGGCGGAAATGCTCGCCGAGCTGATGCGCTACCGTCACGGCGTTGCTGTGGCCGGCACCCACGGCAAGACCACCACCACCAGCCTGCTGGCCTCGGTGTTCGCCGCCGGCGGCCTGGACCCGACTTTCGTCATTGGTGGCCGGTTGAATGCCGCGGGCACCAATGCCCAACTGGGCACCAGCCGTTACCTGATTGCCGAAGCCGACGAAAGCGATGCCAGCTTCCTGCACCTGCAGCCGCTGGTGGCGGTGGTCACCAATATCGACGCCGATCATATGGCGACCTACGACGGTGACTTCAACAAACTGAAGAAAACCTTCGTCGATTTCCTGCACAACCTGCCGTTCTACGGGCTGGCGGTGATGTGCCTGGACGATCCGGTGGTGCGCGATATCCTGCCGCTGGTCAAGCGTCCTACCGTGACCTATGGCTTCAGCGAAGAAGCGGACGTGCGCGCGATCAATGTACGTCAGCAGGGCATGCAGACTTTCTTCACCGTGCTGCGTCGCGACCGCGAACCGCTGGATGTCTCGGTGAACATGCCGGGCAACCACAACGTGCTCAACTCCCTGGCGACCATCTGCATCGCCACTGACGAAGGCATCAGCGACGAAGCCATTGTCCAGGGCCTGTCGGGCTTCCAGGGCGTGGGCCGGCGTTTCCAGGTCTACGGCGAACTGCCGGTGGAAGGCGGCAACGTGATGTTGGTGGACGACTATGGCCACCACCCGACCGAAGTCGCCGCGGTAATCAAGGCCGTGCGTGGCGGCTGGCCGGAACGCCGTCTGGTGATGGTCTACCAGCCACACCGCTTCAGCCGTACCCGCGATCTGTATGACGACTTCGTGCAAGTGCTGGCCGATGCCAACGTCCTGCTGTTGATGGAGGTCTACCCGGCTGGTGAAGAGCCGATCCCGGGAGCGGACAGTCGTCAGCTGTGCCATAGCATTCGCCAGCGTGGCCAGCTGGACCCGATCTACATCGAACGTGGCGTCGACCTGGCGCCGCTGGTCAAGCCGTTGCTGCGCGCTGGTGACATCCTGCTGTGTCAGGGTGCCGGCGATATCGGTGGCCTGGCGCCAAAACTGCTCAACAGCCCGCTGTTCGCTGGTGCTGTGCCTGCTGGCAAGGGAGTGCTGAAATGA
- a CDS encoding OprD family porin, with amino-acid sequence MFRTTLRISPLFIAIAATIPASAQAGEESKNEGFIAGSSLKLNARNYYMNRNRQQQADDNIEWGQGLLGVFESGYTQGTVGFGLDANAMLGLKLDGGGGTDSSSILPISDGNGKAPGAFSTAGATLKMRAFDTELKAGDLFLNNPVIAGGMSRMLPQTFRGVSLTNRSFDGWMLEGGQASFTKPYNQSGHKRIGSSYGSLRDGDESRHLNWAGVAWSGVPGLTSNLYAAELKDIWNQYYYDLDYTYAVNDLVSLNPGLHFYHTQDTGQALLGNIDNNTYSLHFTVGVGSHSVTAAYQRVNGNTPFDYIAQGDSIYLDNSQQYSDFNGPNERSWKLKYAYDFAGLGLPGLTSSLSYSRGELDLTKVDPQSRGYASWYSADGKNAKHWERDLDLKYVVQGGSAKDLAVRLQWATNRGGNGYGALDNDTDEYRVIIDYPINVF; translated from the coding sequence TTGTTCAGGACCACGCTGAGAATCAGCCCACTATTCATTGCAATCGCTGCAACGATCCCCGCCTCGGCCCAGGCCGGCGAAGAGAGCAAGAACGAAGGCTTCATCGCCGGTTCGAGCCTCAAGCTCAATGCGCGCAACTACTACATGAACCGCAACCGCCAGCAGCAGGCGGATGACAACATCGAGTGGGGCCAGGGTTTGCTCGGTGTCTTCGAGTCCGGCTACACCCAGGGCACCGTGGGTTTCGGCCTGGATGCCAATGCCATGCTCGGCCTCAAGCTCGATGGCGGTGGCGGCACCGACAGTTCGAGCATCCTGCCCATCAGCGATGGCAACGGAAAAGCGCCCGGAGCGTTCTCCACCGCCGGCGCCACCTTGAAGATGCGAGCCTTCGACACCGAGCTCAAGGCCGGCGACCTGTTCCTCAACAACCCGGTGATTGCCGGCGGCATGAGCCGCATGCTGCCGCAGACGTTCCGCGGCGTCAGCCTGACCAACCGCAGCTTCGACGGCTGGATGCTCGAGGGCGGCCAGGCCAGCTTCACCAAACCCTACAACCAGAGCGGACACAAACGCATCGGCAGCTCCTACGGCAGCCTGCGCGATGGCGACGAGAGCCGGCACCTGAACTGGGCCGGGGTGGCCTGGAGCGGCGTTCCGGGGCTGACCAGCAATCTCTACGCCGCCGAACTCAAGGACATCTGGAACCAGTACTACTACGACCTGGACTACACCTACGCGGTCAACGACCTGGTCAGCCTCAACCCTGGCTTGCACTTCTATCACACCCAGGACACCGGCCAGGCCCTGCTGGGCAACATCGACAACAACACCTACAGCCTGCACTTCACCGTCGGCGTGGGCAGTCACAGCGTCACTGCCGCCTACCAGCGGGTCAACGGCAACACGCCATTCGACTACATCGCTCAAGGCGACAGCATCTACCTGGACAACTCCCAGCAATACTCGGATTTCAACGGCCCCAACGAGCGCTCGTGGAAGCTCAAGTACGCCTACGATTTCGCCGGCCTCGGCCTGCCGGGCCTGACTTCGTCGCTGTCCTACTCCCGCGGTGAACTGGACCTGACCAAGGTCGATCCGCAAAGCCGTGGCTACGCCTCCTGGTACAGTGCCGACGGCAAGAACGCCAAGCACTGGGAACGCGATCTGGATCTGAAGTACGTGGTCCAGGGCGGCAGCGCCAAGGACCTCGCCGTACGCCTGCAATGGGCGACCAACCGTGGCGGCAACGGTTACGGCGCGCTGGATAACGACACCGATGAATACCGAGTGATCATCGACTACCCGATCAACGTCTTCTAA
- the ftsZ gene encoding cell division protein FtsZ — MFELVDNIPQSPVIKVIGVGGGGGNAVNHMVKSNIEGVEFICANTDAQALKNIGARTILQLGTGVTKGLGAGANPEVGRQAALEDRERIAEVLAGTNMVFITTGMGGGTGTGAAPIIAEVAKEMGILTVAVVTRPFPFEGRKRMQIADEGIRALSESVDSLITIPNEKLLTILGKDASLLSAFAKADDVLAGAVRGISDIIKRPGMINVDFADVRTVMSEMGMAMMGTGCASGPNRAREATEAAIRNPLLEDVNLEGARGILVNITAGPDLSLGEYSDVGSIIEAFASEHAMVKVGTVIDPDMRDELHVTVVATGLGAKIEKPVKVIDNTVQTSMSAQSQAPAPARQELPSVNYRDLDRPTVMRNQAQSNAATAAKLNPQDDLDYLDIPAFLRRQAD, encoded by the coding sequence ATGTTCGAACTCGTAGACAACATCCCGCAGAGTCCGGTAATCAAGGTTATCGGTGTTGGCGGTGGCGGCGGCAACGCGGTCAATCACATGGTCAAGAGCAACATTGAAGGCGTCGAGTTCATTTGCGCCAACACTGACGCTCAAGCGCTGAAAAACATCGGCGCGCGGACCATCCTGCAACTGGGTACCGGTGTGACCAAGGGCCTGGGTGCGGGTGCCAATCCGGAAGTCGGCCGTCAAGCCGCTCTGGAAGACCGCGAGCGTATCGCCGAAGTATTGGCGGGCACCAACATGGTGTTCATCACCACTGGCATGGGCGGCGGTACCGGTACCGGTGCGGCGCCAATCATTGCTGAAGTGGCCAAGGAAATGGGCATCCTCACCGTCGCGGTGGTGACCCGTCCGTTCCCGTTCGAAGGCCGCAAGCGCATGCAGATCGCCGATGAGGGCATCCGCGCGCTGAGCGAAAGCGTCGACTCGTTGATCACCATCCCCAACGAGAAGCTGCTGACCATCCTCGGTAAGGACGCCAGCCTGCTGTCGGCTTTCGCCAAGGCTGACGACGTGTTGGCCGGTGCCGTTCGCGGTATCTCCGACATCATCAAGCGTCCGGGCATGATCAACGTCGACTTCGCCGACGTACGTACCGTGATGAGCGAAATGGGCATGGCGATGATGGGCACTGGCTGCGCTAGCGGTCCTAACCGTGCGCGTGAAGCCACTGAAGCGGCGATCCGCAACCCGCTGCTGGAAGACGTGAACCTGGAAGGTGCGCGCGGCATCCTGGTGAACATCACCGCCGGTCCTGACCTGTCCCTGGGTGAGTACTCCGACGTGGGTAGCATCATCGAAGCCTTCGCTTCCGAACACGCCATGGTCAAGGTCGGTACCGTTATCGATCCGGACATGCGTGACGAGCTGCATGTAACCGTAGTGGCCACCGGCCTGGGCGCGAAAATCGAGAAGCCTGTGAAGGTCATCGACAACACCGTTCAGACTTCCATGTCCGCACAGTCGCAAGCGCCAGCCCCTGCTCGTCAGGAACTGCCGTCGGTGAACTACCGTGACCTGGATCGTCCGACTGTCATGCGCAATCAGGCGCAGTCGAACGCGGCGACCGCGGCGAAGCTGAATCCGCAAGATGATCTGGATTACCTGGACATCCCGGCATTCCTGCGTCGTCAGGCCGATTGA
- the murG gene encoding undecaprenyldiphospho-muramoylpentapeptide beta-N-acetylglucosaminyltransferase, with translation MGANVLIMAGGTGGHVFPALACAREFQARGYSVHWLGTPRGIENELVPAAGLPLHLINVSGLRGKGKLSLLKAPFVLIKAVLQARRIIRQLKPVCVLGFGGYVTGPGGVAAKLSGVPVIVHEQNAVAGTANRLLVPLAARVCEAFPDTFGASGSRRTTGNPVRTELFLETPREALAGRKARLLILGGSLGAEPLNKLLPEALAQVAPELRPEVFHQAGKNHDEVTAERYRAAGVDAQVQPFIKDMAQAYGWADLVVCRAGALTVSELAAAGLPSMLVPLPHAIDDHQTRNAEYLAREGAAFLMPQRTTGAADLAARLTEVLMQPERLDNMAQAARRLAKPGATHDVVNICLEVAHG, from the coding sequence CCCGGCGCTGGCCTGTGCCCGCGAGTTCCAGGCCCGTGGCTACAGCGTGCACTGGCTGGGCACCCCGCGGGGAATCGAGAACGAACTGGTTCCGGCTGCGGGCTTGCCGCTGCACCTGATCAACGTCAGCGGTTTGCGTGGCAAGGGCAAGCTGTCCCTGCTCAAGGCGCCGTTCGTCCTGATCAAGGCGGTGCTTCAGGCCCGAAGGATCATTCGCCAGCTCAAGCCGGTCTGCGTGCTGGGTTTTGGCGGTTATGTGACCGGCCCTGGCGGTGTTGCCGCCAAGTTGTCCGGAGTGCCGGTCATCGTTCACGAACAGAACGCGGTTGCCGGTACCGCCAATCGGCTGCTGGTGCCTTTGGCTGCGCGAGTCTGCGAAGCTTTCCCGGACACCTTCGGGGCCTCCGGCAGCCGCCGCACCACGGGCAATCCGGTACGCACCGAACTGTTCCTCGAAACACCGCGCGAGGCCCTGGCCGGACGCAAGGCGCGTTTACTGATCCTGGGCGGAAGCCTGGGGGCAGAGCCGTTGAACAAATTACTGCCGGAAGCCCTGGCACAGGTCGCCCCCGAGCTGCGCCCGGAGGTGTTCCACCAGGCCGGTAAAAACCACGATGAAGTCACTGCAGAGCGCTATCGCGCCGCCGGCGTCGACGCGCAGGTGCAGCCCTTTATCAAAGACATGGCCCAAGCCTATGGCTGGGCCGACCTGGTGGTCTGTCGCGCAGGTGCGCTGACTGTCAGCGAACTGGCCGCCGCCGGTCTGCCCTCGATGCTGGTGCCGCTGCCCCATGCGATCGACGATCACCAGACCCGCAACGCCGAATATTTGGCTCGTGAAGGCGCCGCTTTCCTGATGCCGCAAAGAACGACTGGTGCAGCGGACCTTGCCGCTCGCCTGACAGAGGTTTTGATGCAACCAGAACGACTCGACAACATGGCTCAGGCCGCCCGCCGCCTGGCCAAGCCCGGCGCCACCCACGATGTAGTGAACATCTGCCTGGAGGTGGCCCATGGTTGA
- a CDS encoding D-alanine--D-alanine ligase: MTAAYAKLFSTVAPSDFGRVAVLYGGKSAEREVSLKSGKAVLEALQSGGVDAFGIDVGDDLLQRLLSEKIDRAFIILHGRGGEDGSMQGLLECLGIPYTGSGILASALAMDKLRTKQVWHSLGIPTPRHAVLGSEADCISAVAELGLPLIVKPAHEGSSIGMAKVTSASELIDAWKAASTYDSQVLVEQWIQGPEFTIATLRGQVLPPIALGTPHTFYDYDAKYLASDTQYRIPCGLDSTKEQELMDLTAKACEALGIAGWARADVMQDAQGQFWFLEVNTAPGMTDHSLVPMAARAAGLDFQQLVLAILAASLEARG, translated from the coding sequence ATGACCGCTGCCTACGCCAAGCTGTTTTCCACCGTGGCGCCGAGCGATTTCGGTCGCGTTGCGGTGCTGTATGGCGGCAAGAGCGCCGAGCGCGAAGTATCGCTGAAGTCCGGCAAGGCCGTGCTCGAAGCCCTGCAGAGTGGGGGCGTCGATGCATTCGGTATCGACGTTGGCGACGATCTGCTGCAGCGCCTCTTGAGCGAGAAGATCGATCGCGCCTTCATCATTCTTCATGGTCGCGGCGGTGAAGACGGCAGCATGCAGGGCCTGCTGGAGTGCCTGGGCATTCCTTATACCGGCAGCGGCATCCTCGCTTCGGCCCTGGCCATGGACAAGCTGCGCACCAAGCAGGTGTGGCACAGCCTGGGTATTCCGACGCCGCGCCACGCGGTACTTGGCTCCGAGGCCGACTGTATTTCCGCGGTGGCGGAACTGGGCCTGCCTTTGATCGTCAAACCGGCTCATGAAGGCTCCAGTATCGGTATGGCCAAGGTGACGTCCGCGTCTGAGTTGATCGACGCATGGAAGGCGGCCAGTACCTACGATTCGCAAGTGTTGGTCGAACAATGGATCCAGGGTCCGGAGTTCACCATCGCGACCCTGCGTGGTCAGGTGCTGCCACCGATCGCCCTGGGCACTCCTCATACGTTTTACGACTACGACGCCAAGTACCTGGCTTCCGATACCCAGTACCGGATTCCATGCGGCCTCGATAGCACCAAGGAACAGGAACTGATGGACCTCACGGCGAAAGCCTGTGAGGCGCTCGGTATTGCCGGTTGGGCACGTGCCGATGTGATGCAGGATGCCCAGGGGCAGTTCTGGTTCCTGGAAGTGAACACCGCTCCCGGAATGACCGATCACAGTCTGGTGCCGATGGCCGCTCGTGCGGCCGGTCTAGATTTCCAGCAGCTGGTATTGGCCATCCTGGCAGCCAGTCTTGAGGCGAGAGGTTAA
- the lpxC gene encoding UDP-3-O-acyl-N-acetylglucosamine deacetylase, with the protein MIKQRTLKNIIRATGVGLHSGEKVYLTLKPAPVDTGIVFCRADLDPVVQIPARAENVGETTMSTTLVNGDVKVDTVEHLLSAMAGLGIDNAYVELSASEVPIMDGSAGPFVFLIQSAGLEEQDAAKKFIRILREVTVEDGDKRATFVPFDGFKVSFEIDFDHPVFRDRTQSASVDFSSTSFVKEVSRARTFGFMSDIEYLRKHNLALGGSVENAIVVDSDGVLNEDGLRYEDEFVKHKILDAIGDLYLLGNSLIGEFKGFKSGHALNNQLLRKLIEQKDAWEVVTFEDASTAPISYMRPVAAV; encoded by the coding sequence ATGATTAAACAACGCACCCTGAAGAATATTATCCGTGCCACAGGTGTAGGCCTGCATTCCGGGGAGAAGGTATACCTGACCCTCAAGCCTGCGCCTGTCGACACCGGCATTGTGTTTTGTCGTGCCGACCTGGACCCTGTGGTGCAGATTCCTGCTCGCGCGGAAAATGTTGGCGAAACCACGATGTCGACCACTCTGGTCAACGGTGACGTCAAAGTGGACACGGTGGAGCACTTGCTCTCGGCCATGGCTGGCCTGGGCATCGATAACGCCTACGTCGAGCTCTCCGCGTCCGAAGTCCCGATCATGGATGGTAGTGCCGGACCCTTCGTATTCCTGATTCAATCTGCTGGCCTCGAAGAACAGGACGCAGCTAAAAAGTTCATCCGCATCCTTCGTGAAGTGACCGTGGAAGACGGCGACAAGCGCGCCACTTTCGTGCCTTTCGATGGTTTTAAAGTGAGCTTCGAGATCGATTTCGATCACCCGGTTTTCCGTGACCGCACCCAGAGTGCAAGCGTGGACTTCTCCAGCACTTCGTTTGTAAAAGAAGTCAGCCGCGCCCGTACCTTTGGTTTCATGAGTGACATCGAGTACCTGCGCAAGCACAACCTCGCACTCGGCGGCAGCGTGGAAAACGCCATTGTGGTCGATTCGGATGGCGTACTGAATGAAGACGGCCTTCGTTACGAAGACGAATTCGTCAAGCACAAGATCCTGGATGCAATTGGTGACCTCTACCTGCTGGGCAATAGCCTGATAGGCGAGTTCAAAGGCTTCAAGTCGGGCCACGCACTGAACAACCAGCTACTGCGCAAGTTGATTGAGCAGAAAGATGCCTGGGAAGTCGTGACCTTCGAAGACGCCAGTACTGCACCGATCTCTTACATGCGTCCGGTCGCGGCCGTGTAA
- the ftsA gene encoding cell division protein FtsA: MANVQSGKMIVGLDIGTSKVVALVGEVAADGSLEIVGIGTHPSRGLKKGVVVNIESTVQSIQRAVEEAQLMAGCRIHSAFVGVAGNHIRSLNSHGIVAIRDREVSSADLERVLDAAQAVAIPADQRVLHTLPQDYVIDNQEGVREPLGMSGVRLEAKVHVVTCAVNAAQNIEKCVRRCGLEIDDIILEQLASAYSVLTDDEKELGVCLVDIGGGTTDMAIFTEGAIRHTAVIPIAGDQVTNDIAMALRTPTQYAEEIKIRYACALAKLAGAGETIKVPSVGDRPPRELSRQALAEVVEPRYDELFTLIQAELRRSGYEDLIPAGIVLTGGTSKMEGAVELAEEIFHMPVRLGVPHSVKGLSDVVRNPIYSTGVGLLLYGLQKQSDGISFSGIGSRDSYSSDEPKAALLDRIKSWVQGNF; encoded by the coding sequence ATGGCAAATGTGCAAAGCGGCAAAATGATCGTCGGCCTGGATATCGGCACCTCCAAGGTGGTGGCGCTGGTGGGCGAAGTCGCGGCCGATGGCTCGCTGGAAATCGTTGGCATCGGCACTCATCCTTCCCGCGGCCTGAAGAAGGGCGTGGTGGTGAACATCGAGTCCACCGTGCAGTCGATCCAGCGCGCGGTTGAAGAAGCGCAACTGATGGCGGGCTGCCGCATCCACTCGGCGTTCGTCGGTGTGGCGGGCAATCACATCCGCAGCCTGAACTCCCACGGCATCGTGGCGATCCGCGACCGTGAAGTCAGTTCGGCGGACCTGGAGCGGGTACTGGATGCGGCACAGGCCGTGGCGATCCCGGCTGACCAGCGGGTCCTGCACACCCTGCCGCAGGATTACGTGATCGATAACCAGGAAGGCGTGCGTGAGCCTTTGGGCATGTCCGGCGTGCGCCTGGAAGCCAAGGTGCACGTGGTCACCTGCGCGGTGAATGCCGCGCAGAACATCGAGAAGTGCGTACGCCGCTGCGGCCTGGAAATCGACGACATCATCCTCGAACAACTGGCTTCGGCCTATTCGGTACTCACCGACGACGAGAAAGAGCTGGGCGTGTGCCTGGTGGACATCGGCGGCGGCACCACCGACATGGCGATCTTCACCGAAGGCGCGATCCGTCACACCGCGGTGATCCCGATTGCCGGCGACCAAGTGACCAACGACATCGCCATGGCCCTGCGCACGCCGACCCAGTACGCCGAAGAGATCAAGATCCGTTACGCCTGCGCCCTGGCCAAGCTGGCCGGTGCCGGCGAGACCATCAAGGTGCCGAGCGTTGGCGACCGTCCGCCGCGCGAGCTGTCGCGCCAGGCCCTGGCCGAAGTGGTCGAGCCGCGTTACGACGAACTCTTCACCCTGATCCAGGCCGAGCTGCGTCGCAGCGGCTACGAAGACCTGATCCCGGCGGGCATCGTGCTCACCGGTGGCACCTCGAAGATGGAGGGCGCTGTTGAATTGGCCGAGGAAATTTTCCACATGCCGGTTCGCCTGGGCGTGCCCCACAGTGTCAAGGGCCTGTCCGACGTGGTGCGCAACCCGATCTATTCCACCGGCGTCGGCCTGCTGCTGTACGGACTGCAGAAACAGTCCGACGGCATCTCGTTCTCCGGCATCGGCAGCCGCGACAGCTACAGCAGCGACGAACCCAAGGCCGCCTTGCTCGATCGCATCAAGAGCTGGGTGCAGGGCAACTTCTAA